The window GAATTGTGACTCACCCCTGCAGCTTTCTGAATGCAGGCTTATTTTGGTGCTGGATTAAGTGGAGTTCTGGCTTGGTGTGTGCGAGTGGGAAGGAACCAACCCAATGCCCCCGGAGTTCTGGCACCTTCCATTCTTACTTCCTATGTATCCAGGTTAATCTACTCGTATTAATTCATGTCTCAAAGTGTGTATTCCAATATACGGTATCATGATTTGtgtatttataaaattttgaaatagggTCTTGTTTAATGCTTTAGTTGTGTTTGATCTAAGGGTgatcaacttatcaaaagtaagttactttttcatcattttatttaatatttttgtgattgaatgaaagtcttaatgaaagtaattgacaaccctttttctgtaaatgatgttgtgattgtgggagaggtgttgtgtttttctcttttgctaggtaaccttctcaacaacaacattctacttaagcacgtgagtaatcaagattaagggagacttgtaatcatgtttggcattcctttccagtaagaaacggagttgtatgattatttgttagttttataggaatgtttAACACATggtagcaatgtattatttttgtttaacatttgaatgattctttgtatgacattataatttgtgcaatttatttaattttttgagtatgaaattttattttatattatgcaatggattgtattttttgtatatggtattttatttctattatgagaaattaaatgcaaattgaatttaaaaattaataaatatataaatttattttttttaaatatttaaatttacgatacgcaaaaatgtgtgtcatcttcatttatgacatggcctttcttgacaggggttttcttgatacgcattgcgtgtcattaacacgcgcgtcgtaaggttacgacacgcgaatgcgtgtcatcttcctttatgacagggccttctttgatacgcattgcgtgtcgtaaacacgcgtcgtaattgcgcgttgTAGATGAGTGTCGTAAATGCGTGtagtctctctttatgacagggccttccttgacgcgcatttgcacgtcgtctgagccttttacgacgcgcaatgagcatcgtaaaaggttgtttttctagtagtgcgtaCAAAGAAATACCTTCCAATACACCTATTTACCCTCACCCTTCACACATTTCTAAATGACATATCTCTACCCTCCTTATCCACATCACCTTCCCCTCTTACACCATCCACCCCTGCGCCTTCACCTACGCCATGCAACCTATGTCCACCTCCACCACTTGGTGTTGTGTTTCCCGAGACCCTTCCCTCCAATGACGACTCATCTCCATTCGCTCCTCCTTCATCTGCCAACTCCCATTCCTCGCCACCTACCACCCCTAGCCCCTCTCCCTTTCACAACACACCCTCCTCCCCTACTCCACCACTATCACCCACTACCACTACTCTGCCGGCCACCACTACCCCGGAACTCATCGGGCACTCAATGGTCACTCGTGCCAAAGCTGGCATTTTTAAACCCAACCATCAAGTTGATCTTTCTGGATTTCTATGTCATTGGCTCTCTCATGCGTTATTTGCTTCAAGTGATCCTATCCATCACACTCAAGCCATGAGTGGCCCTAAATGGGTGCATGCTATGCATATGGAGATGGATGATATGTATAACAATAATACGTTGACATTGGTTCCATGTCCTGATAATCACAATGTTGTAGGATGCAAGTGGTTGTTTCGCACCAAATACCGTGCAGATGGCTCCATTGAGCGTCATAAGGGTCGTTTCATGGCTTAGGGTTTCAGTCAAGTACCTGGTGTTGATTTTTCACTTACTTCTAGCCCGATTGATAAATTATCTACCATCCGAGCTGTCTTGTCATTGGTGGTTATTAATAATTGGCCGTTACATCAATTAGATGTAAATAATGCTTTTCTCCATGGTGACTTATCCGACAAAGTTTTCATGCAGCAACCACCGCGATTTGTTGATTCTCGATTCCCGAATCATGTTTGTCGGCTCAATAAAGCAATATATGGTCTCTAACAAGCTCCTCGGGCTTGGTTTCATTGACTCCACTCTTTTCTGGTGGCTGATGGTTTTCACTGCAGTCGTGCTGATCCATATGTTTTCATCTTTAAACATGGGGCTTgcttattatatttacttgtcTATGTGGATGACTTAATTCTTATAGGCACTCACTCCTCACTTATTCGGTCTTTCACTCGTAAATTGCATAATGAGTTCTGATTTAAGGACCTTGGGCTGTTAAACTATTTTCTTGGTCTTGAGGTGTCTTACATGGATTCGGGTCTCTTTCTTTGTCAATCCAAATATGCACATGATATTTTATCTCGGGCAGGCCTGCTTGAATCTAAACCTATGGCCACGCCACTATCATCCTCTACAACATTGGTTGTTGTTGGGGTGCCTTTCTCCGATCCTACCAAGTACCACTTGTTGGTTGGTGCTCTTCAATATTTAACCATCACGCACCCCGATATATCTTATGTTGTTAATCAAGTTCGGTACATTCAAGTTCCAACAGAAGACCATTATCATGCTGTCAAACATTTACTTCGGTACATTAAAGGCACGCTTCATTTTGGGTTGACATTCTCTCACCCTAATTCAACCAATTTGGTTGGGTATTCTGATGATGATTGGGCTCGGTGTCTTGATACTCATCGTTCCACCTATGGCTACTCGATATTCATGGGGGGGATCTTATATCATGGAGCGCTAAAAAGCAGCCTACAGTTTCTCGCTCGAGTTGTGAGTATGAATATCGAGCAATGGCAAATATGTCTGCGGAAATCATATGGCCCACACGTCTTCTACATGAGCTCCATGCCTTACCTGATGGTCGGCCGACTCTCTTGTGTGACAATCAACATGCTCTATTTCTCTCTCAAAATCCGGTCTCACATAAGAGGGGGAAACATATTGAGATTGACTACCATTATATCAGGGAACTAGTTGCAAGTGGCAAGCTTCATACAATGTTCATTCCTACCAAGCTTCAGGTGGTGGACATCTTTACCAAAAGTCTACCTCGACATGAGTTTGAACTCTTCTGAAATATGCTTTGTCTTGGTCCACCCCCGTTTCGCTTGCAGGGGGATATAAGTCACAATTAATATTTAGTAATTTTCATATTTGTGAGGGttcttatttttaaatttattgtatATATATACTCATTCTCTACCCATTCCTGGGTATTGAGATCATCACTTTCTCACGACCCAAGCAATACGATCTGGTGATACAAAGTTTCTAACCCATTTTAACTTTTTAGTGATCCAATGATTAACTGCATCACTTGACAAGAAATTTTTGGATGCCTCTTTCGATTGAAACTCCAACATCTCCCAAAGATCGCCCATATATCGAATTTGAAAGTTTTCAAAACCTTCATCATTACACAACATCCCGAGATTGGGTAATGTATCGAAATCTTTAGCTTTCACAAGACAAGctaatttcttatttttaataataatatcccCTGATTCAATGAAAATATCCACTTCAGTCGATTCCTTATTTTGGTTAAATTTAGAATTGCCTCTAACCATATTTGCAGAATTTCTTCTAACCACATTAGCATAAGAACAAGGAGAGTTTTCCTGTTTTTCAACTTGTGATGCAATCTTATGCTGGGAAGTGTACTTTCTATCCACTTGTGGAACCGAAGCAAACATTTTATAGAAACCAAACCATACATCACATAAGTTGTTGATCATAAGATCAACATAAGAAATGTCTGTGAAACAGACAAACCCAAATATTTTTCCCAATCTTGATTTTCTATTAGAAAGAAAAACATGAACCACTTTTCAAAAACGTGAACACATTTTCCACATATAATATGGTAAAACAGACTCTGGGAAATTCGTTACATAGAAAGATTTGATATCAGGCCTGTTAAGAAGTGAAACTTGTTGAGCCTGTTGGGAATGTGACCCAATACTATTTTGCTTTCGTTCATACTGTCGATGTTTGTTCCAGCGTTCCCCGGATTGCCACTGTGAATTGCAATGAGACATAACGATGAAATCATTTTGGAGAGAAAGAATATCACAACCCCTGTTAGTGATCAGGACTTAGAGAAGATGATCAGAGACCAGAAAAATAAAAGGTAGTAATCACCCCAACCCTGCCGGTATTTGATCCCACCGAAGAAGAATGGCCAAGAGAAGTGAAAAAACAACGTCTGTTTCGAAGTTGCCGGAGAAGAAGTCCTCTTAAGTTTTTACTCTTCTACTATGGAGTGTAATTCAATGGTTTACAAAAGGGACGTTATCAAGATCTTAAAAAGGCATAGTTCACAACTCAAATTTAGAATCATCATCTCCATAACTCATATGACAAACTGTAAGGTAATGTGCAATATCGAACAAAAATGTCATGTAAAAAGACGTGACGTCGTAACCCCAAATCAAGGTGAACTAGGAAGATACAAATTCCATCACTCAAACTCTTATTTCCCAAATGACAAAAACCCACAACTATCATCCACATAACCCACAAATGAAAAGGTAACCTTGTATATAAGGCCAATTAGTTTACTTGGCACGAGCCTTCTCATGGTTgagttgtaacgcctgtgtttttaagctaggcattaatgatgatgtaatagtctagatcAACCTTTGTAAtttgatttgaaataataaagatgtattatttgattgttatgtgttttatgcttaattattataatttaatgaattaaggataaaaaataAGCaacgaaaataaatattagatgtctataaagaaagttgtagtggttgaaacaaggattccagagatataaagaatactgaaatccgagttataacgaagaagttatgatatgtcgaagtttcgcgaccgaACTGGCACGACgttgtatgacgtaaaaagtgaaatttatgataaagtgctttttagccttagcaatctaaataaaagttatagtattcgttaaaccgagagtgtgcataaaaagaatgtccaaatctaacttcaaatgaggaagttatgaattttctaagatttggcatagtagtatgcagcccgaaactcgaattttagatcgagtgatttttagccgaaacggcctaaatgagaattgaggatcttgttgattgtatttcaacggtaaaaagacagacgaaaacggatgtcggatgaagaagttatgaatttttaacggactttacctgtcccggtctgttaaaaaatataactttaaaaatatattaaaaattagccgacagagtctaaatgaaagttatagagcacAATTTCGCCTacgagtggatataaagaacgtcaaaaatggaattcggatgcgaaagttacggatttttgaagtttagggCACAAACTTGAAGGCTGGTCCAAgggagtacgcacagcgtactcgTGTACGTGATCCAGAGTCAGCCAACCTCCCTACTCCTTCGCATGAGAGCCACGTGTCATAGACTTGACGCGTCCGAGCTGATCCACTTCGTACGCACAACGAAGAGATGTGCAAGGAAGTACGCCCCATGTACATGAGCATTACGCCTAACGTAAGAAGGTGCTTCGGTCTCCTATAAATAAGAACGAAGCCAGCCAAATTGATGTTACAACTTTTTATTCTTTCACACTCTACTTTCCCTTTTGTTGCAAAAATTACCCCTAACCCTAATATATCATCCTAGCATCGTAAGCAAGCCCCGgagagcccgaagatcccgagaaaaagagttttcgagccaaaAGTCTGCCcacgtgaagcccggtttttgagaaaTCACCCCGGTTTCATCTGAAAAGATTATTTTAAGGGACGGGGTGCTGCCTAATTATTGTCAtaacaagtgagtgtgtggtcactttcatcttacacataaatacgaagtattttctataaaatatgtgttatgtgtataaatattgtttgtttatttgagatggatgtcgAATaaagtttttatacatgtttagaaTGATTTTacctgtataagtatttttatctacaaatattttGGGTATAAcgtgggtagatgaaatagttgatgtatgttaaaatgatgagaggccttgttgttgttgttgttccagTTATCTAGCGGAGAATAGATGATGACCGCTGACTTTTCTAGAGAGTCCAGcagaacgctagcaggctcgcaacctgtaggtgtttgtgaacttaGTGTTCAGTGGTATACTCCATCGCCCacatggtttccttatttgacaTAAGTTGCTGAGGAATCCCTTAAAGTAGTGTTGTCAccctgatgaaaatccttagactaagtcacttgtgataggtgtttagggacgtaaagtgaggataataggATAGGGTAATcaaggttattgttggttgatgaaattaataaatttattgttggttgataaaaattaataaatttattattttgtgtgttgaaaaccttatatgctcaccaagctcccaagcctgacccactcaactttatatattacaggtagtggatcCAGAGCATAATTTGGATGGTGACGAGGAATTTTTGAATTATAGCCCAGTAGTTGTAAATAGCTGTTGTAAGGATTATAATGTACTGTTTATGgttttggtctgtatcagaacatgacatcatGAGCTTTTTGTTATATAacgaaaatatatttctttatgtAATGCATTGATaaatttttgttatattttgttttgggaacaaattccgcaacatcttttgctctaattttattttaaaagcataaactaaatcgatattttctggccgagaaatttgggaatgtcacaattagtatcagagcattagtttaagcaaactatgaatttataggatttctagacttaaccttagaatgctaagtgatgattgtgagatgagtgtctatgatattttagacacgagcactaatatattttagggaagatgcataaaatgcttttatgtgctaaatgatatatgttttccatatatgccattaattgttcggatctatggtctgttgccgaccgaatctaaaaaccttatgtgttcagtATTCTAAGCGTACAacaacgatattagaactagcatgtaatgttTCGTAGTGATAAGGAGTATTTaattatctatcgtgaatgaagatctaaatttgccttatttggtgtatagattaAAATGGCGAAAACCCGAAGTGGAGCCGGAAATGCAAGCAGAAATCAACTACCTCAACCCCAAGTGAGGGAGCAGGTGCCTATAGTAGAAGCTACAAAAGATGATCCAtatgatgttggatcgccaaatggaggaaacaaggcttTTACTGCAACAGAACCAAGAGGAACTTTCGGTACCTGTTGAACAGCCCAAGTTGAATGATGGACAGTCAGAAGGAGGAAAATACAGTGGGGCTATTGGTCAagacaacccaccgatagttagacgaaACCATCTGAATGAAGGAAATAACGAatgtggatgcaagtacaatgattttatggcatccaaaccaccgtgcCTATCTAGAAGCCTGACActggtggaagtcatgaattggatctctgaaatggagacaatgtttgaaagttagaATGCTCTCGCAATTCCTCTATTAAAATCTAGACTACTGAATTaatggaagctactagctgattcgatgcctaagggagaagctagtaagatgtcttgggaggattttctggtataGCCGAAGATGCAAtgctgctctgagcaggatcttctagaaatcaacaatgagttccaaaatctgaagaagggaggaatgagcgtcactgaatacgatgtaagttttacggagaaaatgaagcttgttccacACCTACTTCCAACCAAACTCTCTAAGGTTAACAAGTTTAACCtcggattacca of the Lactuca sativa cultivar Salinas chromosome 6, Lsat_Salinas_v11, whole genome shotgun sequence genome contains:
- the LOC111878370 gene encoding uncharacterized mitochondrial protein AtMg00820-like; this translates as MVTRAKAGIFKPNHQVDLSGFLCHWLSHALFASSDPIHHTQAMSGPKWVHAMHMEMDDMYNNNTLTLVPCPDNHNVVGCKWLFRTKYRADGSIERHKGRFMA